The Desulfuromonas acetoxidans DSM 684 genome contains a region encoding:
- the secE gene encoding preprotein translocase subunit SecE — protein sequence MIAKVSGFLGNVKSELIKVTWPTRKDTYASTVVVIAFVLLVAVFLWGVDNILSVLVKNLLS from the coding sequence GTGATTGCAAAGGTATCGGGGTTTCTCGGCAACGTTAAAAGTGAACTGATTAAGGTGACCTGGCCGACCAGGAAGGACACCTATGCATCGACGGTGGTGGTGATCGCTTTTGTGTTGCTGGTGGCAGTATTCTTGTGGGGTGTTGACAATATCTTGTCTGTACTTGTGAAGAATTTGCTCAGCTAA
- the rpmG gene encoding 50S ribosomal protein L33, protein MSDIITLACTECKQRNYTTTKNKRNLPDRLEFKKYCRFDRRHTLHRETK, encoded by the coding sequence ATGAGTGATATTATAACTCTGGCGTGCACAGAGTGTAAGCAACGTAACTATACGACGACTAAGAACAAGCGCAATCTTCCGGATCGTCTTGAATTTAAGAAGTATTGCCGTTTTGATCGTCGCCACACTCTGCATCGTGAGACGAAGTAG